From the genome of Aspergillus fumigatus Af293 chromosome 1, whole genome shotgun sequence, one region includes:
- a CDS encoding sideroflexin family transporter codes for MSASIPGNRDLPASQYDLNTYWGRVRHAADISDPRMLFVSPSGLEQAKRLISSYKQNHIPVMTPELWRAKKVVDSTLHPDTGEPVFLPFRMSAYVLSNLVVTAGMLTPGLRTTGTLLWQIANQSLNVAINNANANKSTPLSVSQMAKSYLMAVSASCSVALGLNALVPRLKNISPNTKLILGRLVPFAAVSSASALNVFLMRGEEIRQGIDVYPVLSEEEKKKREETGEPVHSLGKSKKAATIAVGETAISRVLNATPIMVVPPLILVRLEKTAWLKARPRMVTPINLGLILATSLFALPLALGAFPQRQAISAQSLEEEFWGRGGKDGQVEFNRGM; via the exons ATGTCTGCGTCAATTCCCGGCAATCGGGACCTTCCCGCGTCGCAGTATGATCTAAACACATACTGGGGTCGTGTGCGCCATGCGGCAGATATCTCCGATCCAAG GATGTTGTTCGTATCCCCGTCTGGTCTAGAACAAGCGAAGCGTCTTATCTCGTCTTATAAGCAAAATCATATCCCTGTTATGACTCCCGAGTTGTGGCGGGCGAAGAAGGTGGTGGACTCTACATTGCATCCAG ACACTGGCGAACCAGTTTTCCTTCCCTTCCGGATGTCGGCTTACGTTCTTTCGAATCTGGTGGTAACGGCGGGCATGCTTACACCTGGGTTGCGG ACTACTGGAACGCTTCTGTGGCAGATCGCCAACCAGTCGCTCAATGTCGCCATTAACAATGCGAATGCGAACAAGTCGACTCCTCTGTCGGTCTCTCAGATGGCCAAGTCATACTTGATGGCGGTGTCGGCGTCATGCTCGGTGGCCCTGGGTCTCAATGCGCTGGTCCCTCGGCTGAAGAACATATCTCCCAACACCAAACTTATCCTCGGCCGTCTGGTGCCCTTTGCTGCGGTTTCCAGCGCAAGTGCGCTCAATGTATTCCTGATGCGTGGCGAGGAGATCCGTCAGGGCATTGATGTCTACCCCGTCCtctcggaggaggagaagaagaagcgcgaGGAGACCGGTGAGCCGGTCCACAGTCTAggcaagagcaagaaggccgccaCAATTGCGGTCGGTGAGACGGCCATCAGTCGGGTACTGAACGCGACGCCTATCATGGTGGTACCGCCCCTGATTCTCGtgaggctggagaagacggCCTGGCTCAAGGCTCGTCCGCGCATGGTTACACCGATCAATCTGGGCTTGATCCTGGCCACATCGCTGTTTGCTCTTCCGCTGGCCCTGGGAGCGTTCCCTCAGCGGCAGGCAATCAGTGCCCAGTCTCTGGAAGAGGAGTTCTGGGGCCGAGGAGGCAAGGACGGGCAGGTTGAATTCAACCGGGGTATGTAG
- a CDS encoding GNAT family N-acetyltransferase has protein sequence MEHSFPPTFRTARLRFDALVDADAAGIHAIRRLKEVMKWSLKKVPDADLATTRKWVEEYLRPEPRVPGNVGYVIREIEPVSGSSAAVGGVDGDGKGRIIASIGLRYGFVEALGGKRWELGYIFHPDFWGKGYATEAVRGLMDAWPGIYHRITWGEEQQERSEEVVAITDKGNEPSMRVLRKCGFEAVEEFLDKAGTPCVAFVYKS, from the exons ATGGAACACTCCTTCCCCCCAACCTTCCGCACCGCCCGCCTCCGATTCGACGCATTGGTCGACGCCGACGCGGCAGGCATCCACGCCATCCGCAGGTTGAAAGAGGTGATGAAATGGAG TCTGAAGAAAGTCCCTGATGCGGATCTCGCAACGACGAGGAAATGGGTGGAGGAGTATCTGAGGCCGGAACCGCGTGTGCCTGGGAATGTGGGGTATGTGATTCGGGAAATTGAGCCTGTGTCCGGGTCGTCTGCGGCGGTTGGAGGggtagatggagatgggAAAG GCCGGATTATCGCTTCTATTGGCTTGCGGTATGGGTTTGTGGAGGCACTGGGGGGAAAGCGCTGGGAGCTGGGGTATATCTTTCACCCTGACTTCTGGGGGAAGGGGTATGCGACTGAGGCTGTGAGGGGGTTGATGGATGCGTGGCCTGGGATTTATCACAGGATTACATGGGGggaggagcagcaggagaGGAGCGAAGAGGTGGTTGCTATCACGGACAAGGGGAATGAGCCGAGTATGCGTGTTTTAAGGAAGTGTGGGTTTGAGGCAGTGGAGGAGTTTTTGGATAAGGCTGGGACGCCGTGTGTGGCTTTTGTTTATAAGTCTTAG
- the ysh1 gene encoding cleavage polyadenylation factor subunit YSH1, whose amino-acid sequence MATKRKASALNAAVDDEPVDPSDELAFYCLGGGNEVGRSCHIIQYKGKTVMLDAGMHPAKEGFSALPFFDEFDLSTVDILLISHFHVDHSSALPYVLSKTNFKGRVFMTHATKAIYKWLIQDNVRVSNTASSSDQRTTLYTEHDHLSTLPLIETIDFNTTHTVNSIRITPFPAGHVLGAAMFLISIAGLNILFTGDYSREEDRHLIPAEVPKGIKIDVLITESTFGISTNPPRLEREAALMKSITGILNRGGRVLMPVFALGRAQELLLILDEYWETHPELQKIPIYYIGNTARRCMVVYQTYIGAMNDNIKRLFRQRMAEAEASGDKSASAGPWDFKFVRSLRSLERFDDVGGCVMLASPGMLQTGTSRELLERWAPNERNGVVMTGYSVEGTMAKQLLNEPEQIPAVMSRSAGGVSRRGLAGTDEEQKIMIPRRCTVDEISFAAHVDGVENRNFIEEVAAPVVILVHGEKHQMMRLKSKLLSLNADKAVKVKVYTPANCDEVRIPFRKDKIAKVVGKLAQVAPPSDQDDGRLMSGVLVQNGFDLSLMAPDDLREYAGLTTTTITCKQHITLSSASMDLIRWALEGTFGAIEELGSNERSKVKEESTKAVNGEQEIKEEPADEEIPMEETQTYLVMGCVLIRYHSRTREVELEWEGNMMNDGVADAVMAVLLTVESSPASVKQSAKLKHHHHHHSDLELPNPHAHQGPEETFENLLMMLEAQFGSNIAPIERPRIPSGIRANRTTKADPSVSAAVKTKSDAAGETPAESQEDESTEEIEAAELARLQALGIPYPGIEIKVDKHVARVWLENFEVECANTVLRDRVRVVIERAVETVSSMWGEGHPAARASNGTQGNKEVAVSKSNEIEARA is encoded by the exons ATGGCGACCAAGCGCAAGGCGTCGGCGTTGAATGCCGCCGTCGACGACGAACCCGTTGACCCATCTGACGAACTTGCTTTCTACTGCTTAGGCGGAGGTAATGAAGTCGGTCGGTCATGCCATATCATTCAGTACAAAGGGAAAACAGTGATG CTCGATGCGGGCATGCATCCTGCGAAAGAAGGATTCTCGGCTCTCCCATTCTTCGACGAGTTCGACCTGAGCACGGTTGATATTCTTCTCATAAGCCA CTTTCACGTCGATCACTCTTCCGCTCTTCCCTACGTCCTCAGCAAGACGAATTTCAAGGGCCGAGTATTCATGACACATGCGACCAAAGCCATCTATAAATGGCTCATCCAGGACAATGTGCGAGTTAGCAATacggcctcatcatctgatCAACGCACAACATTGTATACTGAACATGATCACTTGTCTACCTTGCCTTTGATTGAGACGATCGACTTCAACACGACCCACACGGTAAATAGCATCCGCATTACGCCTTTTCCAGCTGGCCATGTTCTTGGGGCTGCTATGTTTTTGATCTCGATAGCTGGCTTGAATATCCTTTTCACTGGTGATTACTCTCGGGAAGAAGACAGGCATCTGATCCCGGCAGAGGTACCCAAAGGTATCAAAATCGACGTCCTAATTACCGAGTCCACATTCGGTATCTCGACTAATCCTCCGCGGCTGGAGAGGGAGGCGGCTCTCATGAAGTCAATAACGGGAATTCTGAATCGCGGGGGTAGGGTCCTGATGCCTGTTTTCGCTCTCGGGCGGGCTCAAGAGTTGCTCCTGATTCTCGACGAATATTGGGAAACGCATCCTGAGTTGCAAAAAATACCCATCTACTATATTGGAAATACTGCTAGACGATGCATGGTTGTGTACCAGACCTACATAGGCGCCATGAATGACAACATCAAACGACTGTTTCGTCAGCGCATGGCGGAGGCGGAAGCCAGTGGTGACAAGAGTGCCAGTGCAGGGCCTTGGGACTTCAAGTTTGTTAGGAGTCTCCGGAGTCTGGAACGTTTTGACGATGTAGGAGGATGCGTCATGCTAGCTTCACCCGGTATGCTCCAAACAGGAACAAGTAGGGAACTGTTAGAGAGATGGGCTCCAAACGAACGTAACGGCGTTGTTATGACTGGATACAGCGTGGAGGGAACAATGGCCAAGCAGCTGCTTAACGAGCCTGAACAGATCCCTGCCGTGATGTCACGATCGGCGGGCGGAGTATCGCGACGAGGACTTGCTGGCACCGACGAGGAACAGAAGATTATGATACCTCGCAGATGTACGGTGGACGAAATCAGCTTTGCGGCCCATGTAGACGGTGTCGAGAACCGTAACTTTATCGAGGAGGTGGCCGCGCCTGTTGTG ATTCTTGTTCACGGCGAGAAGCATCAGATGATGCGACTCAAGTCAAAATTACTCAGTCTCAATGCCGACAAAGCcgtcaaagtcaaagtctATACTCCAGCAAATTGCGATGAAGTTCGCATCCCATTTagaaaggacaagatcgCGAAAGTTGTCGGTAAATTAGCCCAAGTCGCTCCTCCTTCGGATCAGGACGATGGCCGCTTAATGTCCGGTGTCTTGGTTCAGAATGGATTTGATCTGTCGTTGATGGCGCCTGATGACCTCCGCGAGTATGCTGGTTTAACAACAACGACAATTACATGCAAGCAGCATATCACACTTAGCTCTGCAAGTATGGATCTTATCCGATGGGCACTTGAGGGTACCTTTGGCGCTATCGAAGAACTCGGTAGCAACGAGCGGAGTAAGGTCAAAGAAGAGTCCACAAAGGCCGTTAACGGAGAGCAGGAAATAAAAGAGGAGCCggcagatgaggagatccCGATGGAGGAGACACAGACATATCTCGTCATGGGCTGCGTTCTCATCCGCTATCACTCTCGGACTCGTGAGGTAGAACTAGAATGGGAGGGAAATATGATGAATGACGGTGTTGCCGACGCGGTCATGGCGGTGCTGCTCACGGTTGAGAGCAGTCCTGCATCGGTCAAGC AATCCGCAAAACTCaaacatcatcaccaccatcatAGCGATCTGGAACTACCTAATCCCCATGCCCACCAAGGACCTGAAGAGACATTTGAGAATCTGCTCATGATGCTAGAGGCGCAATTTGGATCGAATATTGCACCGATTGAACGACCGCGCATTCCTTCTGGTATTCGTGCGAACAGGACGACCAAGGCCGATCCGTCGGTATCAGCCGCCGTCAAGACCAAATCAGATGCTGCAGGTGAGACTCCTGCCGAGTCTCAAGAGGACGAGAGCACGGAAGAAATTGAGGCGGCAGAACTTGCTCGTCTTCAAGCACTTGGAATCCCTTATCCTGGAATTGAGATCAAGGTTGATAAGCACGTCGCGCGGGTATGGCTCGAAAATTTCGAGGTCGAGTGTGCAAACACCGTGCTCCGGGATAGAGTCCGCGTGGTCATTGAACGGGCCGTGGAGACTGTCTCGAGCATGTGGGGGGAAGGGCATCCGGCAGCCCGAGCCTCAAATGGAACGCAAGGCAACAAGGAGGTGGCTGTTTCAAAGAGTAATGAGATTGAGGCAAGGGCCTAA
- a CDS encoding amidase, with product MGSIGSIDIQELTVSEYHDALRDRRTTCTEVVVAYLDRISRYNSLLKALITVNKNALDVARQRDQETEALLQQHGKDHTLPPLHGVPVILKDTYSTLDMPTTSGVKALHSLQTKADAFVVTKLRRAGAIILGKANLHELSLEGVTVSSLGGQTRNPYDLRRTPGGLSGGTAAALAANLALVGCGGDTMNSLRSPASACSIIGFRPTRGQISRRGIIPVTDTQDVAGPMARTVQDVRLLFDVMKGEDAGDEVTTDCQRDAMERSSETCGRRKRIGVLRSFFADDGDPEGSIVNQTVLDALDKARANVPVELVTLSPQRAHWDIPTLISTADMQAYEFRSVIDTFLQSSLIAFTPHDSLNSIVASGEYLQEAVTPALYRTLQKDGPYTMQSPEYESRLATIAALKKSVEDCFEEHQLDALVYPHQRQLVAPIGSMVQPRRNGILAALTGRPAICLPAGFSPQTESAPQGVPIGLELMGKPWQDVDLLDIAEQFERVIQGRRPPDLPI from the exons ATGGGAAGTATAGGCTCCATTGACATCCAAGAGCTTACGGTATCAGAGTACCATGATGCTCTACGCGACAGGAGGACGACCTGCACTGAGGTTGTGGTAGCATACCTCGATCGAATATCACGCTATAATAGCCTGCTCAAAGCTCTAATAACGGTCAACAAGAATGCACTCGACGTGGCCCGACAAAGAGACCAGGAAACGGAGGCACTTCTACAGCAACATGGGAAAGACCATACCCTTCCGCCCCTTCATGGGGTCCCCGTTATCCTTAAAGACACCTACAGCACTCTCGACATGCCTACAACATCTGGAGTAAAAGCCCTCCACTCCCTACAGACAAAAGCCGACGCCTTCGTCGTCACGAAGCTGCGTCGCGCTGGCGCCATTATCCTTGGTAAGGCCAATCTCCACGAACTTTCGCTGGAGGGTGTCACTGTTTCTTCGCTGGGAGGTCAGACGCGGAACCCGTATGACCTCAGGCGGACACCCGGCGGTTTGTCAGGTGGGACGGCTGCTGCTCTAGCGGCGAATCTAGCACTCGTAGGATGTGGTGGGGATACGATGAATTCGCTACGCTCGCCTGCGTCGGCGTGCTCGATCATCGGATTCAGACCAACTAGGGGACAGATTTCGCGGAGAGGAATCATCCCTGTCACTGACACGCAGGATGTGGCGGGGCCGATGGCACGGACGGTCCAAGATGTTCGTTTATTGTTCGATGTGATGAAGGGCGAAGACGCGGGCGACGAGGTTACGACGGATTGTCAACGTGACGCAATGGAGCGTAGCTCCGAGACATGTGGTAGACGCAAAAGGATCGGTGTTTTGAGATCGTTTTTCGCGGATGACGGTGATCCTGAAGGCTCAATTGTCAACCAGACAGTGCTGGACGCGCTGGATAAAGCTAGAGCTAACGTGCCAGTCGAGCTCGTCACGCTCTCTCCCCAACGCGCCCACTGGGACATTCCCACGCTCATTTCCACGGCGGACATGCAAGCATACGAGTTCCGCAGTGTCATCGACACCTTCCTACAATCGTCATTGATCGCGTTCACGCCGCATGATTCACTAAACTCGATCGTCGCCAGCGGCGAGTACCTCCAAGAAGCCGTGACACCGGCCCTCTATCGTACACTGCAGAAGGACGGCCCATATACAATGCAAAGTCCAGAGTATGAATCTCGCTTGGCGACAATTGCAGCATTGAAGAAGTCTGTAGAGGATTGTTTCGAGGAACATCAACTGGACGCTCTGGTCTACCCACACCAAAGACAGCTGGTTGCTCCAATCGGTTCAATGGTCCAGCCACGAAGGAACGGTATTCTGGCTGCGTTGACAGGAAGGCCAGCGATATGTCTACCTG CTGGGTTCAGTCCTCAGACTGAGTCCGCTCCTCAAGGTGTACCAATCGGTTTGGAGCTCATGGGCAAACCATGGCAAGACGTCGACCTGTTGGACATTGCAGAGCAGTTTGAGAGAGTCATCCAGGGCAGACGGCCACCAGATCTTCCCATCTAG
- a CDS encoding aminotransferase, class III, producing the protein MPKRPAFGEQKLGCEGDVGDNGTTPVHAVLHRDTRFIPKKAVGGKGSYIFLEDGSKFLDSTGGAAVSCLGHGHEKATQAVTNQLNQLAYCHTAFFGTEVSEELARFLCDSTGGKLSKLYVVSSGSEAVEAALKLARQYFLELSPAQPQRTRFIARLPSYHGITLGALATGGHVLRRQPFEPLLAQNTSHVSPCYAYRGKKEHESDADYVARLAAELDAEFQRVGPETVCAFIAEPVVGAALGAVPAVPGYFPAMKAICEKYGALFILDEVMCGMGRCGTLHAWEDEGVVPDLQTIGKALGGGYAPVSGLLISEKIVQAMDKGTGVFRHGQTYQGHPVACAAALAVQKTIKEENLLENVRAMGAYLENRLRERLQAHPNVGDIRGKGLFWGIEFVKDKTTKEPFAPETAVAFHVQETGMKPVHGISLYAASGCVDGIRGDHVLLAPPYNVTKDEIDIIVETAGKVIEEVFVNIGII; encoded by the exons ATGCCGAAGCGCCCCGCATTTGGAGAACAAAAGTTGGGGTGTGAGGGAGATGTTGGCGATAACGGCACCACCCCAGTACA TGCTGTTCTGCATAGAGACACACGCTTTATTCCCAAGAAAGCCGTCGGCGGTAAAGGCAGCTATATCTTCTTGGAGGACGGATCCAAATTCCTCGATTCCACAGGCGGTGCTGCCGTTTCTTGTCTAGGCCACGGCCACGAGAAGGCAACTCAGGCTGTTACTAACCAGCTCAATCAGCTTGCCTACTGCCACACTGCTTTCTTTGGTACCGAGGTATCGGAAGAACTTGCTCGTTTCCTTTGTGATTCGACGGGGGGCAAGCTTTCCAAGCTCTATGTCGTCAGCTCTG GCTCCGAGGCCGTCGAGGCAGCACTCAAACTTGCCCGCCAGTACTTCCTCGAATTATCGCCCGCCCAACCGCAACGAACCCGGTTTATCGCGCGCCTGCCGTCCTATCATGGAATCACACTCGGCGCCCTAGCAACAGGAGGCCACGTCCTACGTCGCCAGCCATTTGAGCCTCTTCTCGCGCAAAACACCTCGCACGTCTCGCCATGTTACGCTTACCGCGGAAAGAAAGAGCATGAATCGGACGCAGATTACGTCGCGCGACTAGCTGCAGAGCTGGATGCGGAGTTCCAGCGAGTGGGACCAGAGACGGTTTGCGCCTTTATCGCTGAGCCGGTAGTCGGTGCG gccCTCGGCGCCGTCCCTGCCGTCCCAGGCTACTTTCCGGCCATGAAAGCCATCTGTGAAAAATACGGAGCGCTTTTCATTCTCGACGAAGTGATGTGCGGCATGGGTCGGTGCGGCACCTTGCACGCATGGGAAGACGAGGGTGTTGTTCCCGACCTACAGACTATCGGTAAGGCACTCGGAGGAGGATACGCCCCAGTTTCTGGTCTCTTGATCAGCGAGAAGATTGTGCAGGCGATGGACAAGGGCACTGGCGTCTTTCGACATGGACAGACGTACCAAGGTCACCCCGTCGCTTGTGCGGCTGCGTTGGCCGTTCAGAAGActatcaaggaagaaaacctGCTTGAGAATGTGCGGGCCATGGGTGCTTACCTGGAAAATCGACTCAGAGAGCGTTTGCAGGCGCATCCGAACGTGGGGGATATACGAGGGAAGGGGCTGTTCTGGGGA ATTGAGTTCGTCAAGGACAAGACCACAAAGGAGCCTTTTGCTCCAGAGACTGCCGTTGCCTTCCACGTCCAAGAGACTGGCATGAAGCCTGTCCATGGGATCTCCTTATATGCAGCGAGCGGATGCGTCGATGGCATACGCGGTGACCATGTCCTTCTCGCTCCTCCTTATAATGTGACTAAGGACGAAATTGATATCATCGTTGAGACGGCGGGTAAGGTGATTGAAGAGGTTTTCGTGAACATCGGCATTATCTAG
- a CDS encoding RNA-binding signal recognition particle subunit SEC65 encodes MSRRAQVEEVYDSDPEEVAPSDPSASILSPAAIPPPGASNIPMRPAPEPRREIPKHFQCLYPVYFDKTRSRAEGRKVGIELATENPLARDIVDAVQMLGLNVGFEPEKLHPKDWANPGRVRVMLKDEDGNLINPKIKNKHHLYILVAQYLKAHPTTEESPYRLRIRGLPMPEKLPGAPPAPRGWKIGKILPIHSPAYSGGGVSDNPLKDAMAEMQSMGGMPGMPQIPGMPNLAGLMGEPSAASGSEKKKKDKKKGKA; translated from the exons ATGTCACGACGCGCGCAAGTCGAGGAGGTCTACGACTCAGACCCAGAAGAGGTCGCTCCCTCCGACCCCTCAGCCTCCATCCTTTCCCCTGCTGCAATACCTCCTCCCGGCGCTTCGAATATCCCAATGAGACCGGCTCCTGAGCCTCGCCGAGAGATCCCAAAGCATTTTCAATGTTTATATCCAGTTTACTTCGACAAGACTCGATCCCGCGCCGAAGGCCGCAAGGTCGGCATAGAGCTTGCCACTGAGAATCCGTTGGCTCGGGACATTGTCGATGCTGTACAGATGCTGGGCCTTAATGTTGGCTTTGAGCCGGAGAAGTTACACCCGAAGGACTGGGCAAATCCGGGACGAGTGCGGGTTATGTtgaaggacgaggatggtAACCTTATCAATCCTAAGATCAAGAACA AGCACCATCTCTATATCCTCGTTGCGCAGTATCTCAAAGCTCACCCCACGACCGAAGAATCACCCTACCGTCTGAGAATCAGAGGCCTCCCAATGCCAGAGAAGCTCCCTggtgctcctccagctcccCGAGGCTGGAAGATCGGAAAGATCCTGCCGATCCATTCCCCCGCTTACAGTGGCGGAGGTGTTAGCGATAACCCCCTCAAAGATGCCATGGCTGAGATGCAGAGCATGGGAGGAATGCCTGGAATGCCTCAGATCCCCGGTATGCCCAATCTTGCTGGCCTGATGGGCGAACCGTCCGCCGCGAGTGGCAgcgaaaaaaagaagaaggataagaagaagggcaaggccTGA
- a CDS encoding putative protein kinase (Lkh1): protein MSTPSTATATHPTHHQQHYAFPHHHAYQPNASFPVTTAAGTARLATAPYPYAAPPSTAPLPYNQSSKMVQPASTPSAIPPAQSEVGTGTAGPDQSRRKKKPDWGEFYKNGIPKEVIVIDDTPPPEQSKGKSRTTAAAAPNGGMAQPAGKKRRTGIESAYDLGYYDRPSFSTNPQQYGEESSAASISTDRTTSLHTTAPTSLGSQGSTGATNGVFYEDANVGQKRKRVTTRRSAREEQKRRELETAGDAFLSYIPPPKPPIKAKEVPVPVVRDYGNRHEKYDDDDGHYIVTPDTPLTDRYSIIKLLGQGTFGKVVEAYDRQRKTRCAVKIIRSIQKYRDASRIELRVLSTLASNDKTNRNKCIHLRDCFDFRNHICIVTDLLGQSVFDFLKGNGFVPFPSSQIQNFARQLFTSVAFLHDLNLIHTDLKPENILLVSNAYQTFTYNRTIPSSSHAVSRNARQRRVLLDSEIRLIDFGSATFDDEYHSSVVSTRHYRAPEIILNLGWSFPCDIWSIGCILVEFFTGDALFQTHDNLEHLAMMEAVIGSKIDTKLVKQATQGGRNGTQNQAAKYFNRNKLDYPNEETTRASRKYVRAMKQLTEFIPTNTTFHRLFLDLLQRIFVYDPKNRITAKEALKHPWFKESLIDDGTEALRIGQQLQRNGGQRS, encoded by the exons ATGTCTACACCCTCAACGGCCACTGCAACGCATCCCACgcaccaccagcaacacTACGCATTTCCTCATCACCACGCCTACCAGCCAAACGCCTCCTTTCCCGTCACAACCGCTGCAGGGACTGCTCGCCTAGCCACAGCTCCCTACCCGTACGCCGCCCCTCCTTCGACCGCACCCCTTCCTTATAACCAATCTTCGAAAATGGTGCAGCCTGCCTCCACCCCATCAGCCATTCCACCGGCTCAGAGCGAAGTCGGCACGGGCACAGCCGGGCCAGATCAaagcagaaggaagaagaagcctgaCTGGGGCGAGTTCTACAAAAATGGCATTCCCAAAGAGGTCATTGTGATCGATGACACGCCTCCTCCAGAACAGTCCAAAGGCAAGTCCCGTACCACTGCGGCAGCAGCCCCGAACGGCGGCATGGCTCAACCTGCCGGCAAGAAAAGGCGCACTGGAATTGAATCAGCCTATGATCTGGGATACTACGATCGTCCATCATTTTCCACCAATCCTCAGCAATACGGTGAAGAGTCCTCCGCAGCCTCCATTTCTACAGACCGCACGACTTCCCTACACACAACCGCTCCCACATCCCTGGGTTCACAGGGCAGTACGGGGGCTACCAACGGTGTATTTTATGAAGACGCCAATGTTGGCCAGAAGCGGAAGCGTGTGACAACCCGCAGGTCAGCCCGCGAAGAACAGAAACGGCGGGAATTGGAAACTGCCGGTGATGCATTCCTGAGCTACATCCCCCCTCCCAAGCCACCGATCAAGGCGAAGGAAGTCCCAGTGCCTGTTGTTCGAGAT TATGGAAATCGCCATGAGAAGtatgacgatgacgacggcCACTACATTGTGACGCCAGACACGCCATTGACAGACCGAT ACTCGATCATCAAGCTTCTAGGACAAGGTACATTCGGTAAAGTGGTTGAGGCGTATGACAGGCAGCGCAAGACTCGCTGCGCAGTCAAGATCATTCGGTCAATACAAAAATACCGTGACGCGTCCAGAATTGAACTTCGGGTTCTGTCAACGTTGGCCTCGAATGATAAGACGAACCGAAACAAGTGCATTCACCTACGTGATTGCTTCGATTTCCGAAACCATATCTGCATTGTCACAGATCTTTTGGGCCAGAGTGTCTTTGATTTCCTCAAAGGCAACGGCTTTGTGCCCTTTCCCAGTAGTCAGATTCAGAACTTCGCTCGGCAGCTATTCACCAGCGTAGCCT TCCTTCATGACCTAAACCTCATCCATACCGATCTGAAACCCGAgaacatcctcctcgtcagcaACGCATACCAGACATTCACCTACAACCGAACAattccatcctcttcacACGCAGTTTCGCGGAATGCCCGTCAGCGACGTGTGCTGTTGGACAGCGAAATCCGTCTCATCGATTTCGGGTCGGCCACTTTTGATGATGAGTACCACTCGTCGGTGGTATCCACGAGACATTATCGTGCTCCCGAAATTATTTTGAATCTGGGCTGGAGTTTCCCCTGTGATATCTGGAGTATCGGTTGCATTCTGGTTGAGTTCTTCACGGGGGATGCCCTTTTCCAGACGCACGACAACCTAGAACACCTGGCCATGATGGAGGCGGTTATTGGCTCTAAAATCGATACAAAGTTGGTCAAGCAAGCGACCCAGGGAGGTCGAAACGGAACTCAGAACCAGGCGGCCAA ATACTTCAACCGAAACAAGCTGGATTATCCTAATGAGGAAACTACACGAGCCTCGCGCAAGTATGTGAGAGCTATGAAGCAGCTTACT GAATTCATTCCAACCAACACTACATTCCATCGCTtgttccttgaccttctgcAGCGGATATTTGTCTACGATCCCAAGAACCGTATCACTGCCAAAGAGGCTCTGAAGCACCCGTGGTTCAAGGAGTCTTTAATTGATGATGGCACCGAGGCTCTTCGCATCGGTCAGCAGTTGCAACGCAACGGCGGTCAACGCAGCTAG